The Cloacibacterium sp. TD35 region AATCTGGAGATTGCCCCATTATGATTGTAGATATATCTCCTAAGGTTTTTTCTTCCCATTTGCTTATGTATTTCTTACTTATTCTAAAGTTTTGAGTAAAAAGGTTATGTGAAAAATTTAATTTCATCTTTCGAGTATCCTCAATTATTTTCTTTTGGGTTTGAATTCTATTTTCAATAAGTGACAAAAATGTTGAAACTTTCTTTTGTTCAGAGAAACAAGGAATAAAGAGTGGAAGATTGTAAAAATCATCACTTTTAACATTCATTCTGTCATCTCTTGCTCCATAATTCGCTATACTTCGCATGTAATTATGCCATACTTTAGACTTGAATAGATATTCTAAAAAAGGAATATTAACATTCTTTTCTTTAATTCTAAAAACTGTATAAAGTGGCGAAACTAAACCTGTGAGATTTGTTTTATTAACGCTCATTGCGCCAACTTCAGCCATAGAAGAAAGCCTTGGATTATAGACGAAGTCAAAAGGTTTAACTATATAATATCCATCTAAATTTTCTTTGTTTGCAATGCTTTTGTCAAAGTAATCACTTTGCAAAACAATTCCTTGAACCGCTGAATTTGAAAAAACAGTTATAATTTTATTGTCGTTATTTTTGTTGTTTATTTTCTCAGCAATTTCTTTTAAATAATATGCTCTCCACTCATTAGCGAATTCCCAAAACCTTAACTTGGGAACATTTCTCGAATTAGGAAAATTCTTTACACTTTTATTTTCTTTTGCCATCTTGATAATTTATAGTTTTAGCAGTCAACATTAAGGATTATACAAAATCAAAAAAATTTAACTTACTAATCCCAATTCTTTTAAATACTTATTAATTTCAAGATCCAATTCTGAACGTTTAGCTTCCAAATCTTTTATTTCACGCATAACAGCAAAAATATCTATTTCCTCTTCCTCCTCAAAAGTATCTATATATCTCGGAATATTTAGATTATAATCATTTTCTGCGATTTCTTTTAAACTTGCTTTATGACTAAATTTTTCAAGTACAGTGCGTTCTCTGTAGGTTTCAACAATTTTTTCAATATGCTGAACTCGAAGTATATTTTGATTTTTTTGTTTTTCAAACTCTTTGCTAGCATCTATAAACAAAACATCTTCATCTTGTTCTCTACACTTTTTAAATACTAAAATACAAGTCGGAATACTAGTTCCATAGAAGATGTTAGCTGGTAAACCAATGACTGCATCTAAATAATTTTTTTCTTTGATTAAATACTTTCGAATTTCTAATTCTGCTGCTCCACGAAATAAAACACCGTGTGGCATTACTACTGCCATTATCCCGTTTTCATCCAAATGATGAACCATATGCTGAATAAATGCAAAATCCGCTTTAGAAGCAGGAGCTAACCTTCCATATTGAGAAAATCTTTCATCTAATAGAAAAAGCTCATTACTACTCCATTTTGCTGAAAAAGGAGGATTAGCAACAATGGCATCAAAAGTCTTATGAATGTGTTGTGGCTTCTCTAAAGTATCTTCTTGTTTAATATCGAAATTAACATAATTTACCCCATGCAAAATCATGTTCATCCTTGCAAGATTATAGGTAGTTCTATTCATTTCCTGTCCATAAAAATCTGCCACCTTAGCTTCTCTAGCTACTCTTAAAAGTAAAGAACCACTTCCACATGTGGGATCATAAACAGATTTTAATTGAGTCTTTCTACTTGTTACAATTTTAGCTAAAATGGTAGAAACTTCTTGGGGCGTGTAAAACTCTCCCGCTTTCTTACCTGCACCACTAGCGAATTGCGCAATTAAATACT contains the following coding sequences:
- a CDS encoding restriction endonuclease subunit S, with translation MAKENKSVKNFPNSRNVPKLRFWEFANEWRAYYLKEIAEKINNKNNDNKIITVFSNSAVQGIVLQSDYFDKSIANKENLDGYYIVKPFDFVYNPRLSSMAEVGAMSVNKTNLTGLVSPLYTVFRIKEKNVNIPFLEYLFKSKVWHNYMRSIANYGARDDRMNVKSDDFYNLPLFIPCFSEQKKVSTFLSLIENRIQTQKKIIEDTRKMKLNFSHNLFTQNFRISKKYISKWEEKTLGDISTIIMGQSPDSSAYNSYEKGLPLIQGNADIVQRFSKPRQFTSQITKTCDIGDIILTIRAPVGHAAKSKHFACIGRGVCAIKSNEKSDSEFIYQFLLYFENKWSSFEQGSTFTSVNSSDIKTIKINVPTIEEQREIAQFLKTFDEKINIETELLAHYENQKKYLLQNLFV
- a CDS encoding type I restriction-modification system subunit M → MSEEQKRQLEQQLWNIANTLRGKMNADEFRDYILGFIFYKYLSEKIHFTANKILEDSGEKIDYQDIDENSNEGKEIVEAIYEEIVEDLGYFLKPSELFSNVAKKGYNKEEGKSNFILPELTRILINIEQSTLGTASEEDFDKLFEDLDLTSSKLGKTEEEKNKLISKVLFHLDEIDFNLADTNADVLGDAYEYLIAQFASGAGKKAGEFYTPQEVSTILAKIVTSRKTQLKSVYDPTCGSGSLLLRVAREAKVADFYGQEMNRTTYNLARMNMILHGVNYVNFDIKQEDTLEKPQHIHKTFDAIVANPPFSAKWSSNELFLLDERFSQYGRLAPASKADFAFIQHMVHHLDENGIMAVVMPHGVLFRGAAELEIRKYLIKEKNYLDAVIGLPANIFYGTSIPTCILVFKKCREQDEDVLFIDASKEFEKQKNQNILRVQHIEKIVETYRERTVLEKFSHKASLKEIAENDYNLNIPRYIDTFEEEEEIDIFAVMREIKDLEAKRSELDLEINKYLKELGLVS